The Festucalex cinctus isolate MCC-2025b chromosome 10, RoL_Fcin_1.0, whole genome shotgun sequence region atgaagaattccttgtcattgcaagcatttataataattctccagacttttgatgttttacatttctggtcatgtaaaatagtgttaggttaggtgtcgaatgaacactgcatgttgacgccaaaggaaatagtatttttttcgttattcaaaatgtacaaattaacacacaacaacaatatacaagttatacaaactacaacaacaagtgtcagacatggactaattatatgccaggtaaaaaacctttgtattgtcctcaaggatctgtgaaagtgtcacttatttgctacaagtccaccaaggtgctgcagtctgggatccaggtacaggaaatcatggtggtgctgatgtgggatccaggtacaggaaatcatggtggtgctgatgtgtcaaaaagtatttcttggtgtcagtctatcagctggacttggatatcttcatgttcctccatggtcatttcctgtacgagtctctgcaagaaggtaacaattgtatgtcagatgaggtaccaaacaatgaactgaaagtcactgagccaatgaagtacattattacatgagcaagactatttgtgaaagccatgtaaattcctgcacatcgaagtacaaggaagctgttgtatcttcaatcaaaactaattaagttgcttagtgatatttattaggtaaaattgttcaacatggtgacaaatcgatatctgagtaaagggtttcaaatgtttttgtaagcagcacttttctgagtggttagtagcaacaagacacgggggggggggggggggggggttacgagtctgagttgcagatgtgtcgttcagttaacaccattatttttgtacgatatactaaacatatcagcaaactatgtaatctaaataccacatattccaagcaaaggtatgttttgagccattcacatgcatgctcgaatggaattatttttccatgatgacataattgtacgttacgaggcaccgcgttctcttcctcgtcgtctctctcgccccctttgagatggtccacatgtctataaaacgtataacataactgtgtgttctctgttgcatggtttagttacactaacaaatatgaacatagatagccattatcattagctgacgtacagtatttccaaacaatgccgacaaaaatattaattctgaaattaaatgactaaatcacaattattagggatctgtacagtatgtctaacaaatgcaattcacttacgtcatcactcgagggaataccagaagttgtttgcgttctgttccggtgaaattggtggtaggctgttgaagtagggtctctctgggacgccgtagttcgtgtgcttaaaatcattgcattatcttgtttgaccgatagatggcggtcgtgagctacacactggggctttaaactATATAACAATTCCCAAGATTATGTCTTTGTCTTAGAAAAGATGTTTCTTTGCCTTTTTTAACTAAAGCTTATATAGTAACTTGGCTTATATTTTTCGAACAAAGAATCTAGGGAAATAGTATGCACACATTTAGTCTTTAACTGGTGTCCATCTTTTTAGAAATAAGtccattttccattttcatCTGCAGTTTAGCAGTCATGCACCTCATTGTGTAAACTTGTTTTAATCTCAAAGTTCATTCAGCTTTCGTtggtgaaagttttttttttttttttttttttgatttgccATAATCGTTTTTCTTGTAATGATCACAAGAATGTACACAATATATCTTTGATGTCTATTTGTTACATTCTCCAGGCAAAATATACATGGGATTCATAGGGCATTTACGtccaaattaataaataatcttCCTCgtcgccttaaaaaaaaaatctactcataaaacatgaaaaatatttcaattaatattacattttgaaaCAAAGTTCGATAAGTTTCTTTTGAagtacccccccccaaaaaaatcaaaagccagttttcttcttcttgtctaGTTTATTTGGCAGGTGGCATTAATTTACTGCCACCTATCAGAATCAGTTATCTTTCCTTCCCAATGCTCACCTCACCTGATGTGAATGAGTCATAACCACCTGATTAATGGACAGCAGGCCCACACTAATTAGAAACAAGTGTCAGTCCTTCATCCtccactgtgattggttgtcaaaACTCCTCAACCTGGTTAAAGTGCGAGCGCGTCTGTTCTTCCCGTCATTGTCTCTGCTTGTCTGCTACTTTCCGGTCTTTCTGTGCCATAATGGGGGCTCACTTATTTGCGCTTTTGCTGTGGTGTGCTGGAACTCTTCCTGGCCTCCTTGCAGCTTCGTCTTTGCCAGCGGTCAACTGTAGCAAAGAAAGTGCGATGGAGGCGGCGAGGCTTGGCGTCCAATACATCAATGGAAAGCACAAGCATGGCTTCAGGTTTAAACTGCAGGAGGTCCAGAGCAGCAAATATTTTCAGGTTAGcatttaacattagcatttatttttgtcacGTTTTGGGTAATGCAACTCCTGCATCCATGCCGTCTGTCCTTCTTCCAGCTATCAGGAGGTTGCCACATTGATGTTAATGTGAAGCTGGTGCAGACCAAATGTCACTTCACCAACCCCAAACCTGAGGACCAATGTGAGCTTTGGCGACGCAATGAACGGGTAAGTCTTCATTTTGCTCTGTAACATTACAGCTGCTGATGTAGGTGATGATAAATGTCGTGTGTTTAGGGAGCATTGGCCACCTGCAGCATCGAGTTTTGGGTCATGTGGGGTGTGGCCAAAGTCACCAGATATGAATGCACCACCAGACCAGGTTACAACACAACTTTTGTTTATAACATGCTGCTGGAAATCATCTCTGAATTAGTTGCCAAGGTTCCTCAAAACTGTCTCCACATTAAAATTCAAATGATGTAAACTAGCTGCAGATAAAAAGAACTTTGCTGCAAACTGAACATGCATGCGTTCATGCTAACACCACCTTTTTGTGTACAGAGCTGACCAACGCCGAGCTGATGACAATTTGTCCCGACTGCCCCTTGTCATTGCCTCTTGATGACCCGACCGCCGTGAAGGCGGTAAAGGATGCTGTGGTCAGGTTCAACAGGGATGACAAACGTCTGAATTACTTCACCTTGATGGAAATTGCTCATGCCACTGTGGAGGTGATTGTTTTCCAGTTTACCTTTCTACTTCCTGCATCACATACCAGATTTCCTACAACTTTGCCTGTCTTTACAGTACGCAACGATTGGTGAAATTACTCATCTCCAGTTCGCCCTGGTGGAGACTCAGTGTCCAAGACTAACTAAGAAGACTTTTGCCTGCACTCCTCGCTGTTCCGACAGAGCTGTGAGTTGGCTTTTATGCTAATTGATGGTTAAAACTGCAGTGCTCATCAATGTGTGATATTTGGTTTGAAATTGATCAACATAACTTTTTGTCCCCTAAAGACTCACGCCTTTTGCCAAACCACCTACTACAACCTGCACAGACAACTGGGAGAACTTCATTGTGACTTATATCCACCAAAAGTAAGTCTATAACATGTATTTGTATACATGGAGCACTTGATTGTTTCTCTTCTCCACAGAATCTGGCCCCCCACCCGGCTGGTGTGCCAGAGCCTGTTTGCAAGCCCTTGTTCCACCAAAGTCCAGAAGCTTGCGTTTGCAAGGACCAACTGAGGAAACCTGAGCCGTCCATCCACCACATTTGTCCCTTCCCACTTCAGTGATGTCAACTTGAAtgctttaaattaataaagtacTTTGTTGCCTCATCCAGGAACTTGTGTTGAGTTGGTTTTGGTCTGGTCATATTCTGTTGCGTAATGATTGTGTGGCCAGGCATTTAGCTGGATTTGCCAAATATTACAGTAGGTGGAAGTTTGAAAACCAGTTTTGATTGACTTAATCACTGCTGTGGATTTCAACATAAGGTTCCCAGCTTAAGTTTCTGTCTGATCATCAGTAATTTGGTGGTAAGGGCCCCCAAACTTTGAGT contains the following coding sequences:
- the LOC144027318 gene encoding alpha-2-HS-glycoprotein-like; the encoded protein is MGAHLFALLLWCAGTLPGLLAASSLPAVNCSKESAMEAARLGVQYINGKHKHGFRFKLQEVQSSKYFQLSGGCHIDVNVKLVQTKCHFTNPKPEDQCELWRRNERGALATCSIEFWVMWGVAKVTRYECTTRPELTNAELMTICPDCPLSLPLDDPTAVKAVKDAVVRFNRDDKRLNYFTLMEIAHATVEYATIGEITHLQFALVETQCPRLTKKTFACTPRCSDRATHAFCQTTYYNLHRQLGELHCDLYPPKNLAPHPAGVPEPVCKPLFHQSPEACVCKDQLRKPEPSIHHICPFPLQ